atatttgctTTCAATGTTTTCCATCTCTTCCAATTTCCCCTCCATACTGATAAGTTTGTTTTGGAGTGCTAGTTTCTCTGATTTTAACAATTCGTTCTCAGCTACTAATGCTGATCCTATTTTGGCAGCCATTTGGAGGTCGTCCTCTCGACTGTTAGAGCCTTCTATTAGGTTGTTTTCAATAAGACTCATTTCTAGTTCCAGTAGGGTGTCTGAGGTATTTAGTGTTTCTGAGTCAACAATTCGGTTTGGTAATGGTGGTGTTTTGGATATCCTGCATGCCACGCAGTGCCATTTTTCAATTTCATGGGGGGCccattttttaaaatccttttctaaaatattttggcaTCCTGCATGGTACCATTTTGCACATAGGCCTTTGCATTTAATACCAGAATATTGTACTCCAATATTGCATATACCACATGGATATTTAGTGGGCATTTCAGAGTCAGTTTAGTAGAGGCATTAATGGAAAATTCTTAGTAAAAATAGTCTGTATTAAGTAAAAgtagaaaatgataaataaaaatgtcagatatttaaaacatagatAATGCTCTGTAAGTAGTGATTTGCTACAAGCTAAGTATTTGCTGTGACAGCCAGTAAGTAGAGGCCGTGTTGTCTGAGGTCAGCGTCACAGACGCATTGTCAGCAGGTGTCGAGCAAATACTCCCATCTGCTTGACCTAATAGCTGGCTCTATCTGTCTTCTAGCAGATTGTGCTGTAGATAGTGTCGTGTTGGCTATGATGTCACTGTTGTGTTCGGCTTTATTCAGCctgttatcttatttatttacttgttgtcAGTGGAAATAAATATCAGTAGTGctataaaatagcaaaattaatttgaaaagttcTTGAGTTTGTTATATTATGTGATATATCTTGAAAAGATTGTTGCAGTTGTTGATCTAGTTCGTGCTGCTACTTAAAGTTTTCTTGGATTTTTATTGTCTTCAAGGTATTTAAATGTTCCTTAAATAGATGATAATAAACTTACAGTTTAGAAGTATTGATAGGTGTGCAGCTAAGTTGGTACTTTGTTGATTTTCCCACTTAAACTTCACTAAAATGTAGGATCACTTTCACACTAGATGATGGGTGTCCGCCATGTTGGATTGAATGTTACTTTAGGCTGCATTGTAAATAATAGAAGTGTATATGGTAAggaaaatcattaaatattttaaacattaaaaatcgtCCTCAGAAGTTCTACTGTATCatctgttttataaaatgatCTCAACATAGTCAGACCCTCTTGAATTTTAATCCATTACCTGATAGCTAAAGGGATGTTTTGGTTTTGCCCTCGTCACCAGCCAGTGGGGGGCAGTCGCAACCTACACTGCTGGCCAGAGGAACCTCAATCAGACCTCCTGGAATGTACTACTCATGTTATGGTTACAAATTCCCGAAGTTCTGATACCgatcataataaatttataatacacaatGGTACGATCAAAGAATCATAATGAGTGCTAAGAATTCTTTATGTGACCGAGTTAGACACCCACTTCTAGCATGAAGTGTGCTAAATTCCGTTGTTAGACAAAATTGGCCTGTCTCAGCCATGCAGCCAAATTCTTCTAGTTATATGCACAAGTTCCTATTTAAGTTTGCATATGAAATAGTTATTAAACCAAGAATTTGCTATGTTTGCAAGTGGTCAACCCTTCTAGTGAggtactttttatttcattaattagtGTCTCGGCTTAAAGTTAATTAGTTTGGGGTTGTTTTAGGCTGGTTCGTGGTTTCAACATTAATGACGTCAAGAGTTTTTATCAAACTAAGTTTTGTGGAGGCCAAGATGTCATAATCTCACCTTTGATGGATTCTGCTGGATGGCGAGCCACAGGAAGGATCCAGGGGAAGGATCAAAACCATCCAATTAAAGTAgatcttttatattttgaaatgaatgGGGACTTTTGTGACATTGGGAGGAAGTGCTCATTTTTAGGAATAAGATTAGGGTTAGGACTacgtttgaaaattgttattagaaCTTTTTTTAGCATTAGCAAATTGTTATTGTGGCTTAAGAGCAAGGTCGCCTTGCATACACGCATAGGGTTGGTTCCAGCACGGCACCTGCCATTTTCCGTCCCATCAGTCACCGAACAAGTTATTCATTATCATTTTAGACTAAGCAATACTCTGCGacaatttcaatatattacatgattttttggtataatttttctgttatatatattgtttataatccATGAATACTAATCATTtaggataaaattacaaataacaaaaatttgaatttgattgaAGAAGTGCACTAGGTGACTGAAAGTGCGGAAATGCGGTGTTTACCTACCTGGGTCCAGCTGTAATCCCAAATTGCTAATACTATAATCATATCAGAAAGTCAGTCAGAAACTAACCTAAGGCATAGTATCTGCTTTATAATCACTATCTTTACtactacaaaataagacaaaataatgAGCTTAGGCTACAAAGTCCTTTAACCTTTGAGTCCTGAAAGACTAAGAGTCTTTTATTAATGACATCCCTCCACCCCCCCCTCTCCCTGTACTTCGGTATAATCTGATTACTAACAACTCTGATCATTAGGGGCGTTGCAGCAACTATCACTAACCACTGACTGATAGCTAAAAGCTGACCACCCGGCCAGATTACACTTAAACTCGATATTGTCAATAAGAGTACTATGTACCCATGCTGCTTAAACAGTTCTATAAATTAACTTTCCGACACCTAACAGATATTTCTATTGAATATTCCCACCTTTTTGAATAACATATCTcagtattaaagtatttaaaggtAGTAGTGTAATTGTATACAATTACTACAGTTTCTTCCCATTAACAGGATcataaatttaatagaaacaaCGGGAAAAGAGATACAGGCCAAATATGAGAAGAAAGGAAAGATAGGAAGGATGCAGAATTATTGACCAATTATTGAACAATTATCTCAACTGTTGTGGCGTTACCGAATGGGCTATGTGATCCCAAAAGCTGCAAGGTTCATCAAACTACCAAATATCGTAGGTTTCTAACTAAGTCAGGGAACTTATGACGCAAGTATGCCCTAAGTACACACGATACCAATAAACTACTAATTGACTTAAATATACCAAGAACTTGCACTCTGAGACAATCCCGTATCATGTGAAGAAAAGACTGACGTCACTCAGATGGTTGGTTCTAGGCTATTTATAATCTTAACGATAATGTTATAAAAAGGTAagaactgttaaataaaattgacaaactagaaataaattttggatagcaattttgcttaaaacaaattttattaatgatagtatttttcaatatgtattaaaagaaaggtttaaaatgaaaatattgctGCTCTTAATAATGAGAAATCAAAGCTGAGTgagcttttaaaattttgtttattacaatctCCAGGTATATGTTTAGCTTGATTATGCTTTGTGAGAAGGTTCTACAAGCctaaacttttccagaattttcatccttcaaaagaAAAGCAGTttgaacaattgcaaaactgtaACGGGATGTGTTGAAATAGGAACACTGTAACATTTTATGGGACAAATACCAGTAACATAAATGTCTCAGGAGACTGCAGGAAAATGTGCTCATGCCACAGATTAATGGAAACTCTGTAACATTCTCTTAGACACACGCAACCTTAGATTAGAAAGGATAAACAAAGTAAACTGTAGTCTTGTACTTCAAATCTCTCCCTTGTGCAAATGTTGCTTAAGTTGCAGAATCTTGGAAATGAGCTAtatacatgaaattttgcatgaagcttgtTTTCTTTATGAGCAACACTGAATTTGATTAtagtgcatgtcattccatgggatgtaccattatcaaactcaattTGACCCATATCAAAATGAAACttaaatcaaacttttaagtctatagataagttctttttgagatatcatgtggacagacaggctgaagtgaaatttttccagtccctcaAGTGATAGCCTTCGCTAATGCTCAGACTAGAAAACAATTTTTGCACAAAATATTAGAGCGTACAAGTTAGTGGCATTCACGTTTCCTGTAACATCATCTAAAACACTTGAAACATCACAAACAAAATATCCTAGGCAGGAAAGGTGTAGTAGATTGCCTTTTGCACACTGAGGTCAAAATCTATTGCTCTTAATGTCgtacaaaaaaggaaattttaaaagctcaactttgaaatattgtaatattaggAGTCTTTTGCACGTAGCGTAAATCAATTTCTTGACAGTTAAATGGCTACTTAACCGTGCAGTAagggataaaattaaataatgtgtgTCCAAGTTGAATCATTACTCAGATTGTTTGATCATTTGAATAAGTCGTATAAtgcataaatatttgtaaattgttataatagTGCCTACCCATAAATGTAGcccaaacaattaaatttttaaagtaaataaatactaggGGATTCCGATACAACTGCCCATTTTTACAGGGCTGATAGAggatgtgaataaaaaaaattgttgtccAAATGGGGTTGCAATTGTTTTGTTTCcgagaaaattgagaatttgttaAACGCCTTGTATGCCACACATAGTGTATCCTTTGAGGTTCGGCCAGAAATACCAATCCTACtaaaactaaatgtgtttttcttcataattacaaataaaataaccaattcatgcaaacaagaatgtaaaaaataatattattaatgtgtcCCGTATCGACACAAACAGGAGAAATTTTGAATAttgcagtaattttttaaaaattatagttcaCATATCTTTTTTACATTATGTAGTTCTTTATGTGTTATTACCAAGGATGTAAAGTTTTGTTTCAGCAGCTTTGCATTATTTGGTCAAATCTGAAAGGGAACACTACGTGTTACCTACAAGGTGGTATTCCACAAATTCTCAGTTATCTTGGAAACATAAAAGTACTGTGTTGTACATGTTTATTggacaaaaaaatgtttatagtcaCATCCTCTATCAACCCTGAAAAAATGCGCACTTATcggaatcaccctgtatataacctAACTGTCAATTTTTAGCGTTGTTGGTTTTAGGAGcgtatatgatttttaaatatccatttatataaaaaaaaaacaagtttccAGTAGATATCTGATGtctaatctttttttaatatgaattttgcaGTTTCAATCAATCACCTTAACAGttgaattaaacaaattttctttcttATACGTCAAATTTCAAATTAGTTTAGACAAGGTTCactttgtatttaatatgaaAGTGGATTCAAATTAAGGTCCTGGTTCCCTACCCTTATATTTACTAGTGATTATTAGTCCAGCTAAAGATCTTGTTACAGTGGGAAGGATGACATACGGCCAGGGCTGATAAAGGGGCGAGCCCAGCAATATGACCACAAGAGGGCCGTGAAGAAAATAAAAGCTGATGAAAAAAATCGTATTCGCAACCCCTCTATGAAAGAAAAGGAGTCAGTAAATAGAGAGGATGCATTGAGCAAGCCTTTGGATAGCGACAATGTGGGATTTAAAATGCTTCAAAAACTCGGTTTCAAACCAGGAACTGGACTTGGTAGATCaggtaatttttatgttattataaaatgctttaagatttaaatatgttCTATCTAAAAgcgttaatgttttaaatatttttgagttatgtttggtaatacaagaaaatattatgtaataaagttGTTCAAAACTTCTTTAGAATATTGACTGCGGCGAACGTACTTCACTACTACTGCCACTATCCTAAAGTCGGGTCAGAACTCGTATCGCAGTAAATGTGTCAGCAACATGTTATATAACTACAACAgtgtcatagtttaacacattattCAATTACTCTAAAGATTgtatcaatattacaaaatattttttcccagCACAAGGATACAGTTTTTTCTTTTACCATATTCATGAAAGGAATAAAGAAGCTTGACtcaaaaataatttgtgtaatttattaagtAGGTGTTAGCTTTatatattatagctagacagttgtAGAATAGTTAAacatgttgactgcggcagacgctCAAGAGCGTTTGCTGTCTTAAAGTGATTACCTATTGTCACTCAGTAAGAAGCCGCAATGAAGGTGTTAGCTTTATATATtacagctagacagttattgtagaGTAGTTAACtatgttgactgcggcagacgctCAAGAGCGTTTGCTGTCTTAAAGGGATTACCTATTGTCACTCAGTAAAGAGCCGCAGTGAAAGTGTTAGGGTAAATTGTGAATGAAAgattaatatgataaataaatgctaattataatatttgattaaaaaggACTATCAATAAATTGCAAGGAAAAATAACGCATGTTCCCTTTGATATAGGATCTAAAACTGTATTTGGTATGATTTGATTGATGAAATCTTTTGAATATTTACCTATATAGACTTGACTGATAAGACCAAAGTTATGTCTTCCATTCCACCCCCATTCCTCACCAGTTATGCAGAAAGTAATACAACTCTTTGGTAAATCTTTGTAAGTCAATGCTAGTCATATATCCATGAAGTATGAGGAAGTCAGGAAAAACATCTCTTTAAATCTTTGGAGTGTTGGAGCTGTaattgaaaaacgtaaaaaacgCAGGGAGCATCATTGCATTAATTTCTCTATAGTTGATACATAAAAGTTTGTCCAACAATAGTCAACACTGTTCTTCTGTTTGACCAACAGGAGAAGGTAGAGTAGAACCGATTTCAGTGGAAGTCAAATCAGACCGTCAGGGCCTGGGCCGGAAAGCCTCACTAGCAGAAGTAGCAAAGCTGCAGGCCAAGTACAGAGCGGAAGCCAGAGAGAGAATGCTGAACACAGATGACTACCGGTCGAGAAAAGCGGAAGAAGCAGCGGAGAAAATggcaaaatttgatttaataaaatgcCAGAGAGTTTGTTGGGAGCTCGATTCTAAAGAGGTACAGTAATCACCTTGCTTATGTACATGTTGAGATGTTCTTTATGTAATGATTGTCGTGGAACTTAAACCTACCCAGCGAGTTCTTAGCTGCTTTAAGTCCATTTTGGTGAACAATATAACAGTTGTCCTTTTGACTAGGACTGACTTTACTAACAGTGAATAGTGCTGATGTCTGATGTTTTACTTCACTGAAGTTATCATGGAATTGTGCTGTAGGATTGGTTAAGTGGAGGATTTGTCATACTCGTTCCAAACATTAGGGGCTGATTTCCTGAGAATTTCTCCTGGAGATGCACTGTACTGGTCCAAAAGGGAAGATGGAATCAAAATAGAAGTTTTACTATTTGCAGTCGAGCAAATTGTGTACTTACTATGTCTCCTATCATGTTTCATAAGatttttcatggttttttttttatgtgaagcTACAATCTGGGAGCCTTCTTATTACCTCTCTTGTCTTTCTGTCTCTCCAGGAATTCTGAAATATATCTCAAATGCTGGTCTGCAAAAGTGGAGTCTATACAACCACCAAATCTCCAATGCAATAAAAACCAAACTCATAACAGAGTTCTTGCCATGTTCTAGAGGTCAAATAAGATAATTTTCTGCTCTGAATACGTTCAGAAGCTGGTGCTCTCAGTCTCATGGAAAAGAGATTCTAAGGAGAATAGGGAATTCAAGAATGGCCAACCAACAGTTGGATTGCAGTATTAAGACTGGATATTAACTCTTTGATAACATGGAGAAATTACCATCTACTCCCCTATTTCTTTCCAACCAAATCATCCATTCAAGAATTGTAGTCTTCAATGGTGGATTTCATCTCAATGTTTTATTGTTGTGTGAAAAATGTcagttgttgaaatttttaacattttatctttatgtataaaatgtgtcTCTTCTATAACATTCTAATGTTTGTGTTATATGTCCTATGTTATTTCTCATCAGTTTCTCCACACTCTCCTCATCTTTCTAAATAGGGCTCTATTTCAGATaccatttattctttttactgTAAAACCGATCTCTGATGGCTTTACCACCTACCTATATTAAGTGTGTCTTTTTTTTCTCGCTTGCCTGACCAAGACGATCTTGTGCGAAGGGAGTACCTGACCATCCCTGTCACCTTAGGTACTTTCATTGTATACAAGCTACCACTTTTAGCTTTGGTGCAAAACACTTTTCAGTGTCTAACTTTCTTTCATCTTACCCATTTCTTTTCACACAGTTCATCTGATTACCTCTATATGCTTTTTTCTTAAATCATCCCTTCTTTTCACTACACTCTTCTCTGGCTTAAACTACTACTACTATTTAACTTAAACTACTATTCTTCTAGTTGTTCCTATAAGTTTGCATACATATTATACTACATATATGTTCTTTATCACAATTCCAGTGtgttttactcaaaattaaaactcaatacTCAATATCTTTTGCAAGATAATTTTAAAGATGTGTGGAATTTTGGTTTGTTTGGTCTCATCCGatacttgtattgtattgtattgagtAGGGTAGTAATTAAGGcaattaatcttaaaaaagtattttacttccCTATTCTTGCCTCACCAGCAAAATAATCCTAATTACAGTTGTTCTATAAATCATTCCTCTTTAAGGAACTAATCACTTGAATAAAGTCAATATTGGGTCTTTTATTCTAATCTTATGCCAGTCCTAGGGTTTCGTTGTTGTTCCTTTCTTCTTTATTTGCATCCTTTAATAA
The Homalodisca vitripennis isolate AUS2020 chromosome 4, UT_GWSS_2.1, whole genome shotgun sequence DNA segment above includes these coding regions:
- the LOC124359979 gene encoding G patch domain-containing protein 11 isoform X1 encodes the protein MSSEEDFDYMSDAFLESVCGKDDIRPGLIKGRAQQYDHKRAVKKIKADEKNRIRNPSMKEKESVNREDALSKPLDSDNVGFKMLQKLGFKPGTGLGRSGEGRVEPISVEVKSDRQGLGRKASLAEVAKLQAKYRAEARERMLNTDDYRSRKAEEAAEKMAKFDLIKCQRVCWELDSKEYIDEPAESWFWPEKKLPTECKEEEEGGEEEEEVDEKDEDQHYPVGSSNKETTSDCEEDLVGNEHADEEEVEFSVLEKLEMLTLYLPASAPCIMFLCTGPGEGRDADPVPTCKCTLYNVLVYRSRRR
- the LOC124359979 gene encoding G patch domain-containing protein 11 isoform X2, which encodes MSSEEDFDYMSDAFLESVCGKDDIRPGLIKGRAQQYDHKRAVKKIKADEKNRIRNPSMKEKESVNREDALSKPLDSDNVGFKMLQKLGFKPGTGLGRSGEGRVEPISVEVKSDRQGLGRKASLAEVAKLQAKYRAEARERMLNTDDYRSRKAEEAAEKMAKFDLIKCQRVCWELDSKEYIDEPAESWFWPEKKLPTECKEEEEGGEEEEEVDEKDEDQHYPVGSSNKETTSDCEEDLVGNEHADEEEVEFSVLEKLEMLTLYLRRTHLYCVWCGHSFDDEKDLQQECPGPGKEDH